Proteins encoded by one window of Isachenkonia alkalipeptolytica:
- a CDS encoding rhodanese-like domain-containing protein: MNFKANKLVMLLMVLLLSLALMVGCGDDNGIDEGEEVQAENGEAVEEGDDEEEATEEDEEEAAEEESLDAAEVVWNATKPVMEGVADGNNILGFEEGLEQLEENPDDYFVIDMRRGEDYEEGHLPGAVHVSYDQLAQAMDSVPQDKEILIYCYTGQTSGQAVAAYQAMGFDALSLGGGMNFGWAPLELSEDTLETEANELPEATADWTAEEEVLQVEFHKHFNQGTNYIVQPEELEEAMGDDIMILDIRNQDAFDEGHIEGAEFMPWADMAANFDEIPTDKPVYVTCFSGQTAGQAIFNLRVNGIEAYSLYRGMAGWNGEDMPVVSN, from the coding sequence ATGAATTTCAAAGCAAACAAATTAGTAATGCTACTGATGGTATTGTTGCTGTCTTTGGCCCTTATGGTAGGATGTGGAGACGATAACGGCATTGACGAAGGGGAAGAAGTACAGGCGGAAAATGGAGAAGCGGTTGAAGAGGGAGACGACGAAGAGGAAGCCACCGAGGAAGATGAAGAAGAAGCTGCAGAGGAAGAGTCCCTTGACGCTGCAGAGGTGGTATGGAATGCAACGAAGCCGGTCATGGAAGGCGTTGCCGACGGAAATAATATCCTAGGTTTTGAAGAAGGACTGGAACAATTAGAGGAAAATCCTGATGATTACTTTGTAATCGACATGAGAAGAGGAGAAGACTACGAAGAAGGACATCTGCCGGGAGCGGTTCACGTTTCCTATGATCAACTGGCACAAGCCATGGACAGTGTTCCTCAAGATAAAGAAATTTTAATTTATTGTTACACCGGACAAACTTCCGGTCAAGCGGTAGCCGCGTACCAAGCTATGGGATTTGACGCTCTGTCCCTAGGAGGAGGAATGAACTTCGGATGGGCTCCCTTGGAGTTATCGGAAGACACTTTAGAGACCGAAGCCAATGAATTACCGGAAGCTACTGCGGACTGGACTGCAGAAGAGGAAGTACTGCAAGTGGAATTCCACAAGCACTTTAACCAAGGAACCAACTATATTGTACAGCCGGAAGAATTGGAAGAGGCTATGGGTGATGATATTATGATTCTTGATATTCGAAACCAGGACGCCTTTGATGAAGGACATATTGAAGGTGCCGAGTTTATGCCTTGGGCGGACATGGCTGCAAACTTCGACGAGATTCCAACGGACAAGCCCGTATATGTAACCTGTTTCTCGGGACAAACCGCAGGACAAGCGATCTTTAACCTTCGAGTAAACGGAATTGAAGCCTACTCTCTATACCGAGGGATGGCCGGATGGAACGGCGAAGATATGCCGGTGGTGTCTAACTAG
- a CDS encoding OmpA/MotB family protein yields MIKFDRDRESQEEQDYGSTWLITYSDMVTIILCFFIIFFMVNAEELTVLSHLNEDLTEEVEEMATEVEEKSATVDHLSDENLRLEEEKQDLLASLENLQSELQEAKAGEMSSLSFVQYLQEKEMMDLVEIIENERGLAIRFSDQVLFDSGEAAVNREGLELLKETAVTLKEMELDNHMIIEGHTDDVPTNPERYPSNWELSLDRAMGVARFLIDEKGFSEHRISVSGYGETRPIASNDDAEGRAKNRRIEIVILQ; encoded by the coding sequence ATGATCAAATTTGATCGGGACCGGGAGTCCCAGGAAGAGCAGGATTACGGCAGTACCTGGCTCATTACCTACAGTGATATGGTAACGATTATTCTCTGTTTTTTCATCATCTTTTTCATGGTCAACGCCGAGGAGCTGACGGTCCTTAGTCATCTGAACGAGGATTTAACCGAAGAGGTGGAAGAGATGGCCACGGAAGTGGAGGAGAAGTCGGCCACGGTGGACCATTTAAGTGACGAGAACCTTCGCCTGGAAGAGGAGAAGCAGGACTTATTGGCATCTCTGGAAAATCTGCAGTCGGAACTGCAGGAGGCCAAGGCCGGGGAAATGTCGTCGCTGAGTTTTGTGCAGTACCTTCAGGAAAAGGAAATGATGGATTTAGTGGAGATCATCGAAAACGAACGGGGCCTTGCGATCCGATTCAGTGACCAGGTGCTCTTTGACAGCGGCGAGGCCGCGGTAAACCGGGAGGGGCTCGAGCTTCTTAAGGAGACCGCCGTCACCCTAAAGGAAATGGAGTTGGATAACCATATGATCATCGAAGGGCACACCGATGATGTGCCCACCAACCCCGAGCGGTATCCCTCCAACTGGGAGCTGTCCTTAGACCGGGCCATGGGGGTGGCCAGATTTCTGATCGATGAGAAGGGCTTTTCCGAGCACCGCATCTCGGTCAGCGGCTACGGGGAAACCCGGCCCATCGCCTCCAACGACGACGCCGAAGGCAGAGCAAAGAACCGACGGATTGAAATTGTGATTTTGCAGTGA
- a CDS encoding motility protein A, producing the protein MNLDKIKTMNDNFFYGQEEQRKKEKRIKSLVLLGLMLIVFQAMLGTISYQVLFNRQALQIIVAGILITMIVSFPLGILLETISRIKSSFQDTVDYEKTIYRIYQLAIDVKKNGALSVEKEIDQEKDEFMRDAITLLCDYKRPEAMETLLDQDIEARKLHLGKSKNVMKMVAQVSPALGLIGTLVGLIGLLGNLGEPTMIMTHMGSALISTLYGSLIANFIAVPLIARLREYSDRQLLRYNMIKEGILLIAKEDTARNVFDTMNVMLKEEDRLIYPRQQRAARDNIKEGLVYDQI; encoded by the coding sequence TTGAATCTGGATAAAATCAAAACCATGAACGATAATTTTTTCTACGGACAGGAGGAGCAAAGGAAAAAGGAAAAACGGATCAAATCCCTGGTATTACTAGGCCTTATGTTGATCGTTTTTCAAGCCATGTTGGGAACCATCAGTTATCAGGTGCTTTTTAACCGTCAGGCCCTGCAGATTATTGTGGCGGGGATTCTGATTACCATGATCGTCAGTTTCCCTCTGGGGATTTTATTGGAGACGATAAGTCGCATCAAAAGCAGTTTTCAGGACACCGTGGACTATGAAAAAACCATCTACCGGATTTATCAGCTGGCTATTGATGTGAAAAAAAACGGGGCTCTTTCCGTGGAAAAGGAGATTGACCAGGAGAAGGATGAATTTATGCGGGACGCTATTACCCTGTTATGTGATTATAAGCGCCCGGAGGCCATGGAGACCCTGCTGGATCAGGATATTGAGGCCCGGAAACTGCATCTGGGAAAGTCGAAAAACGTGATGAAAATGGTGGCCCAGGTTTCACCGGCGCTGGGACTGATCGGAACCCTGGTGGGGCTGATCGGCCTGTTAGGCAATCTCGGAGAGCCTACGATGATTATGACCCATATGGGTTCGGCGCTGATCAGTACCCTTTACGGCAGTCTGATTGCCAATTTTATTGCCGTGCCTCTCATTGCCCGGCTCCGGGAGTATTCCGATCGACAGCTGCTACGGTATAACATGATCAAGGAAGGGATTTTACTGATCGCCAAGGAGGATACGGCGAGAAATGTGTTTGATACCATGAATGTGATGCTAAAGGAAGAGGATCGATTGATTTATCCCCGACAGCAACGGGCAGCTCGAGACAATATAAAGGAGGGACTGGTCTATGATCAAATTTGA
- a CDS encoding O-antigen ligase family protein, protein MEKVKGMGKNIFKRLQIFRRDIKEMKRISELIDYIPDGVIEKVGMGLLILWAASPFHYMFRSLFLEHHDPSFVGMNYLDLSIGWHTLLQQIGFLGIFIGILGGIKSLRQGRSLYALFFGSKHRALGTLLLGMLLWSILATYHSTNPRLSFNGTFHRRDGLVTYFAYGGIFLAGLMVRTTRYRKVILEVFNGGALALSVLLLVNYPMVNGLLSLSSRSAVFYNRNHFGYYQCLAIMVTLVLMYMEKPGRKKRMFRYLSFSLLVAALIENGSFGPYLATMMGLGFLAAVTIVLHRNLIKPMGVVLALFIFLSLGMNIQNGYLQERFSFLSSDVNSILEGEEEVQKAGTNRWGLWVSGVKFAGEEPLFGYGPDNLGERYKEEYEDRDWYYSDRPHNEVIQFAASIGIPGALFYVGAVLIFLYAFIQKGKKNTPFDSAITAALITYWCSSMFGNTMYYTTPFFFLVWSLAVKGLDPTYESATDSTKDKELLKQ, encoded by the coding sequence ATGGAAAAGGTCAAGGGAATGGGAAAAAACATCTTCAAAAGACTGCAGATCTTCCGAAGGGACATTAAAGAAATGAAGCGGATCTCAGAGTTGATTGATTATATTCCCGACGGTGTGATAGAAAAAGTTGGGATGGGGTTGTTAATTCTTTGGGCGGCCTCCCCTTTTCACTATATGTTCCGAAGTCTTTTCCTCGAGCATCATGATCCTTCATTTGTGGGGATGAACTATTTGGATTTAAGCATAGGTTGGCATACTTTGTTACAGCAGATCGGATTTTTAGGGATCTTTATCGGGATCCTGGGGGGAATCAAAAGCCTGAGGCAGGGGAGAAGCTTATATGCTCTATTTTTCGGTAGCAAGCACCGGGCGCTGGGTACCTTATTACTGGGAATGCTCCTTTGGAGTATATTGGCGACCTATCATTCCACAAATCCTAGATTATCCTTTAACGGTACCTTTCACCGAAGGGATGGACTTGTTACATACTTTGCCTATGGGGGGATATTTTTAGCAGGACTTATGGTAAGAACCACCCGGTACCGAAAGGTTATCCTGGAGGTTTTTAACGGAGGGGCCCTGGCCCTATCGGTGCTCCTTTTGGTAAATTATCCGATGGTAAACGGTTTGCTGAGCCTCAGTTCTCGAAGCGCAGTGTTTTATAATCGTAATCACTTCGGCTATTACCAATGCTTGGCCATAATGGTGACCCTGGTACTGATGTATATGGAAAAGCCCGGTAGGAAAAAGCGGATGTTTCGGTACCTTAGTTTTTCCTTGCTTGTGGCAGCCCTTATTGAGAACGGATCCTTTGGCCCGTACTTGGCAACGATGATGGGTCTGGGCTTTCTAGCCGCAGTTACCATTGTATTACATAGAAACTTGATCAAGCCCATGGGAGTGGTTTTGGCACTGTTTATTTTTTTATCCCTGGGAATGAATATCCAGAACGGTTACTTACAGGAGCGTTTTTCTTTTCTTTCCAGTGATGTAAATAGTATCTTGGAGGGTGAGGAGGAGGTGCAAAAGGCGGGTACCAATCGTTGGGGACTATGGGTAAGCGGAGTGAAATTTGCCGGGGAAGAACCTCTTTTCGGCTATGGTCCCGATAATCTTGGGGAGCGATACAAAGAAGAATACGAAGATAGGGATTGGTATTATTCCGATCGACCCCATAACGAAGTTATTCAGTTTGCTGCCAGCATCGGGATTCCCGGAGCTCTGTTTTATGTAGGAGCGGTACTGATCTTTCTTTATGCCTTTATTCAAAAAGGAAAGAAGAACACTCCCTTTGACAGTGCTATTACCGCAGCACTGATAACCTATTGGTGCTCATCGATGTTTGGGAACACCATGTATTACACCACTCCGTTTTTCTTTTTGGTCTGGTCACTGGCTGTGAAGGGATTGGATCCTACTTATGAAAGTGCTACCGATTCCACAAAAGACAAGGAACTGCTTAAACAGTAA